From Streptomonospora salina, the proteins below share one genomic window:
- a CDS encoding sugar ABC transporter substrate-binding protein: MAPTRTRRPRAAVAAGAALTLLAAACGGGSGDGGAMLDVWIMQGTHPDATAYFDGIGERFREQTGADVDVEFVPWADAHDKFTTAIAGNTMPDVAEVGTTWTPEFAEAGALADLSGRVGSTDAYVPGLVDAGALDGGLYGVPWYAGVRSVVYRTDVFDDLGIEQPTTWEEMREAAVAVSGERADMTAFPVPGDAAYQALPFVWGNGADVASSSGGRWESGLDSAAAREGLSFYTGLALRDGVSSAGAGTWKETDLQDAFISGDVAMMIAGSWTPEAIVEAAPDLDGDIGAFPVPGPDGGYSPSFLGGSHLAVSNAADDPDLAWSYVETLTADDNARRWSEATTYFPGKQEQLEPYTASEDPLVQPFAEQMSEAGRGLPATANFGKVQGDMVLEAMLQDILNEEATVDEATARAAGEVESILNEGS, encoded by the coding sequence ATGGCACCGACCCGCACCCGACGACCGCGAGCCGCAGTCGCGGCGGGCGCCGCCCTGACCCTCCTCGCCGCCGCATGCGGCGGAGGAAGCGGCGACGGCGGCGCCATGCTCGACGTCTGGATCATGCAGGGCACCCACCCCGACGCCACCGCCTACTTCGACGGCATCGGCGAGCGTTTCCGCGAACAGACCGGCGCCGACGTCGACGTGGAATTCGTGCCCTGGGCCGACGCCCACGACAAGTTCACCACCGCCATCGCCGGAAACACCATGCCCGACGTCGCCGAGGTCGGCACCACCTGGACCCCGGAGTTCGCCGAAGCGGGCGCGCTGGCCGACCTCTCCGGCCGCGTCGGCTCGACCGACGCCTACGTGCCCGGACTCGTCGACGCCGGCGCACTCGACGGCGGCCTCTACGGGGTCCCGTGGTACGCCGGGGTGCGCTCGGTCGTCTACCGCACCGACGTGTTCGACGACCTGGGCATCGAACAGCCCACCACCTGGGAGGAGATGCGCGAGGCCGCCGTCGCCGTCTCCGGGGAGCGCGCGGACATGACGGCGTTCCCGGTCCCCGGCGACGCCGCCTACCAGGCGCTGCCCTTCGTGTGGGGCAACGGCGCCGACGTCGCCTCCTCGTCCGGAGGGCGCTGGGAATCGGGCCTGGACTCCGCCGCGGCGCGCGAAGGGCTCTCCTTCTACACCGGCCTCGCCCTCCGGGACGGCGTCTCCAGCGCCGGCGCCGGCACGTGGAAGGAGACCGACCTGCAGGACGCCTTCATCTCCGGCGACGTCGCCATGATGATCGCCGGCAGTTGGACGCCCGAGGCCATCGTGGAGGCCGCCCCCGACCTGGACGGCGACATCGGCGCTTTCCCCGTCCCCGGCCCCGACGGCGGCTACAGCCCCTCCTTCCTCGGGGGTTCGCACCTGGCCGTCTCCAACGCCGCCGACGACCCCGACCTGGCCTGGTCCTACGTCGAGACCCTGACCGCCGACGACAACGCCCGCCGCTGGTCGGAGGCCACCACCTACTTCCCCGGCAAGCAGGAGCAGTTGGAGCCCTACACCGCATCCGAGGACCCGCTTGTGCAGCCCTTCGCCGAGCAGATGAGCGAAGCCGGGCGCGGCCTGCCCGCCACCGCGAACTTCGGCAAGGTGCAGGGCGATATGGTGCTGGAAGCCATGCTGCAGGACATCCTCAACGAGGAGGCCACGGTGGACGAGGCCACCGCCCGCGCCGCGGGCGAGGTCGAAAGCATCCTCAACGAAGGCTCCTGA